The window CAGGCAATCAGTCCCGCGTCGTCAGGCCGTGGGCCAAAGCGCCCAGCACAATGCCGCCCAAGGCCCACAAGATGTCGGTGTTACCGGTTCCCAAGGCCGCAATCGCGGGGCCGGGGCAAACGCCCGACAACCCCCAGCCCACACCAAAAATGGCGGAGCCGATCACGGTCTGGCGGTTCCAGCTGGCCGGTTGCGTCAGGAACTGACCGCCCAGAAAGGGGCGGCCCAGCCAGCGGGGAACACCTTTGTAAGCCAGCATGGCCAGGCCTGCAGCACCGCCCATGACCAAGATCAGGCCCCAGTCTTGAAAGCGCAAAAAGCTCAAAACCACATCGGGTTGGACCATGGTGGCCAAAGACAAGCCAAAGCCAAACAAGGCCCCGGCGACCAGGGTGACCAGCGCTTTGGGCAGGGTCAGGGTGTGAGGGTTCAGCGGGTTCATGCCAGGCCTTTCGTGAAGATGGCCATCAGGTTGGCGGTCATGAAGGCGGTGGCCATGAAGGTGAGCACCGCGCCCAGCGAAGGCAGTTGCAACGAGCCCAGGCCACAAATGCCGTGGCCCGATGTGCAGCCATTGCCCAAGCGGGCACCGTAGCCCACCAAAAAGCCGCCACCCAACAGCTGCCAGGCGGGCACGCTGGTGTGCTGCGCCTCGCCGCCCGCCAGCGTGAACCGCCAAACCAGCGCCCCCAGCACCACGCCCAGCGCGTAAACCAGCCGCCAGTTGCGGGTGCTGACAAAGCGCGCTTGCTGAAAAAACGCCCGTTTGGACACGAACGACCAACTGCTGGAAAAAACGGAACTCATGCCGCCCACCCAGCCGTTGAACACATAAAGCAGCGCCACGCCAGCGCCAATGGTCAGGCCGCCCAGCAGGTAGTGCTGCCAGCCGAGGGGGAAGAGGGTGTCAATCAGAGTCATGGGTCGGGATTATCGGGCACGCGGATCTGGTCAATTTTGCATACATACAGATTGATTGCTCTGGGTTTCAGGATCTTCTCAATTATTTTGTATTAGCGAGCGCGACTTACAAAAAAATGTAAACATTGGTGGTATATTTTGACGCGACGCCGACTGACAAACCTCAGCGGATGACCAACAAGGAGTGCCGGGTTTCATGGTGAATTTATACCTGTACAAAAATTCAGGCATGGAGACCGAAGGCCTTGTCCGATATGGTTTTCAGCCTATTCATCAAAAGTATGTATCGACTCGGCCCGGATGTAACACCCGGGTTTTGCGGTCTACATTGAGTTAGCTGGCCATGAAAATTCAGCCACTTTCAAATCCTCAAGTCGTTATTCGCCCTTTTGCTACGGAGGACGCGGATGAATTTGCTGCGGCCGCGCGTGAATCAGTTGAAACCATGAATCCATGGATGCCGTGGTGCACCACTGCTTTCACTCCAAGCGATGCACTTGCATGGTTTTCCACCTGTGACCGGGAGCGCCAAGCAGATCGTGCCTTCGACATGGGGCTCTTCTGTGCCTCCTCAGGCCTTTTGCTTGGTGGCGCAAGCATCAATCAGCTATCTGGTCAACATCGTTACGGCAACGTTGGCTACTGGGTTCGGCAGTCGCAGCAACGCAAGGGTTTTGCTCTACAAGCAATTGCGTTACTCGCAGAGTTCGGCTTCAAGCAGCTGGGGCTTTATCGCCTTGAAATTGTCGTCGCCACTGGTAACGTCGCGAGCCAAGCAGCCGCTGCTGCAAGCGGTGCCGCGCTTGAGTCTCTGGCTCGCAATCGTATTTTCCTCCACGGGCGGCCCGTCGACGCGCATGTTTATGTCCTACTTCCAAATACTCAAGCCAGCTAACCCCTCGTTCAACCGGACGTGCTTCGGCGTGGCGGAGCCGGGCATCATTTCATTCTTGCCCGGCTCCGCCACTCTGGCGCACGCCGGTTAACTCAAACGTTAGACCGCAATGCGCCATTTGCTCGGGTTCCTACTCCGTCCGGAGATATCGCTCTGGAAGTACAGCATGTGCCTGGCGCAACTGGCACTCATCCCTTCAGCACTTCTCTACTCGCTGGCGAGATTTTTCGCCGAAACCGCTGGGATGGACGTCGCAGCGCATGCGGCGCCGGCAAGGGAGGTCACGCTCGGTAGTGTTTTTGGTACCGTTGTTTTTGCACCGTTATTCGAGACGTTCATGCTGGCTGGGCTACTCAAGGTGCTGTCGTCGACATCACTGCAGCCTGCTGTGTGTGCTGCAATTTCTGCTGTGTTGTGGGGTGGGGTCCACGGGTTTTTCGGGGCGCTCTGGTTCTTCGGAACTGCATGGAGCTTCTTTGTGTTCTCGTGCGGCTACATTTCTTGGCGCCGTGAATCGTTTAGCCAGGGCTTTTTGGCGGCTGCGGTGCCACACGCGCTGGTGAATTCAATTGCAATGCTCCTTCTATGGAGTGCGAAAAGTGAGCTCTAACCAGTCGCTCGATCCTACTCGCGTCGTGAAGCTGCAGCGCGAGGCTCAGCTTGGGCGTTACATGGCATTTCAGGATTTCAGAAAATGACAAAGGCATTTCTTAGTCACGGATGGTGCGACGCGACGGTCGTCGCCAAGATTGCTGAGGCCTTGGAGTCTCAGGGCATCAATGTCTTCCTGGATAAATGGGACATTTCACACGGTAAGCTTATTTGGGCAACAATTGATCGCGCGATTGACGAAGCCTCAAAACTCGTCGTTTTCCTGTCTCGCGACGCTTTGGATGGTAAGGGTTTCAAATAGGAGATCGATCTTGGCTTGCAGAAGGCATATGAGCGGCATGGCGACGTGTTCATTATTCCGGTTGCACTTGACCCAATCGAGGACATGCATCCCCTCCTGCCAGTTCGAATCCGTGCCGCAAACATGATTCGAGCATTCGAAATCGGCTTCGCAAACACGATTGATGAGATTCGCAATGCAATCCGGGGAAATTCACCGACACGTGTCGCAGCCAACGCGCCAACAGATTTTTACTATCGCGCATTTCCGATGTCGCAGTTCATGATTGTGGAACTCGGG is drawn from Limnohabitans sp. 63ED37-2 and contains these coding sequences:
- a CDS encoding DUF6691 family protein produces the protein MNPLNPHTLTLPKALVTLVAGALFGFGLSLATMVQPDVVLSFLRFQDWGLILVMGGAAGLAMLAYKGVPRWLGRPFLGGQFLTQPASWNRQTVIGSAIFGVGWGLSGVCPGPAIAALGTGNTDILWALGGIVLGALAHGLTTRD
- a CDS encoding YeeE/YedE family protein encodes the protein MTLIDTLFPLGWQHYLLGGLTIGAGVALLYVFNGWVGGMSSVFSSSWSFVSKRAFFQQARFVSTRNWRLVYALGVVLGALVWRFTLAGGEAQHTSVPAWQLLGGGFLVGYGARLGNGCTSGHGICGLGSLQLPSLGAVLTFMATAFMTANLMAIFTKGLA
- a CDS encoding GNAT family N-acetyltransferase, producing the protein MKIQPLSNPQVVIRPFATEDADEFAAAARESVETMNPWMPWCTTAFTPSDALAWFSTCDRERQADRAFDMGLFCASSGLLLGGASINQLSGQHRYGNVGYWVRQSQQRKGFALQAIALLAEFGFKQLGLYRLEIVVATGNVASQAAAAASGAALESLARNRIFLHGRPVDAHVYVLLPNTQAS
- a CDS encoding toll/interleukin-1 receptor domain-containing protein, producing MTKAFLSHGWCDATVVAKIAEALESQGINVFLDKWDISHGKLIWATIDRAIDEASKLVVFLSRDALDGKGFK